One region of Salvelinus namaycush isolate Seneca chromosome 3, SaNama_1.0, whole genome shotgun sequence genomic DNA includes:
- the si:ch73-248e21.7 gene encoding uncharacterized protein si:ch73-248e21.7, whose translation MEWVRLTLGAMLLSLSLPSLPAQDNITVPEYSSMATPTNDDGTMAASSPEATTKTTTAPVAVTTAQPITEITLVTSVSVLAIDALTIVITDPEITTVQEPTSDAPTTTTEAETMTPSPVITEGPVDTTTSPGPKPITSQDILTTPSYLPTTSQDHLTSVIPVWPLHTTPRLTKDSFPTPEPIHTASESTASHTEGLTPAPASPSVNSAPSHFTTPATTHTSTDPDSTVGGVKERPLSLFWVIIVGLLVWVICLGMFYCIYLGVRRKRQCRTEYFGSSVQNGKSSKRKKGAEEDAWAGPVKLGGGDREEGEGGEEGGSPEDNKREGAGTDVVLSTFIANETERERGGPDGAVGVAGSKEAEKWEEKEPLLYIDEGVEEGLEKMDSPSLSKSNSEKKTGGGNREGESEKEMERGEGNGKKENESERGEQNGGASFCLTTAV comes from the coding sequence ATGGAGTGGGTACGACTGACGCTCGGGGCTatgctcctctccctctctctgcccagtCTCCCTGCCCAAGATAATATCACCGTACCTGAATATAGCAGCATGGCAACACCTACTAATGACGACGGCACGATGGCAGCCTCTTCACCTGAGGCCACCACCAAGACAACGACTGCTCCTGTGGCCGTCACTACAGCACAGCCCATCACTGAAATCACCCTGGTAACTTCTGTTTCAGTACTTGCCATAGATGCCCTCACTATAGTAATAACAGACCCTGAGATCACAACCGTTCAGGAGCCCACCTCTGATGCACCAACTACTACTACAGAGGCTGAGACGATGACACCATCCCCTGTGATCACTGAAGGGCCTGTAGATACGACCACTTCACCTGGCCCTAAACCCATCACCTCCCAAGACATCCTGACTACCCCCTCTTATCTCCCAACCACATCCCAGGACCACCTGACTTCTGTTATCCCAGTCTGGCCCCTCCACACCACCCCTCGTCTGACGAAGGACTCCTTTCCTACACCTGAACCTATCCACACTGCCTCAGAGAGTACTGCCAGCCACACAGAGGGACTTACCCCTGCACCCGCCTCCCCATCGGTCAACAGCGCTCCCAGCCATTTCACAACCCCCGCTACGACCCACACCTCCACAGATCCAGACTCTACGGTGGGCGGGGTCAAGGAAAGGCCGCTCAGCTTGTTCTGGGTCATCATCGTCGGTCTCCTGGTCTGGGTTATATGCCTGGGAATGTTCTACTGCATATATCTGGGCGTCAGACGAAAGAGGCAGTGCCGCACCGAGTACTTTGGGTCCAGCGTCCAGAACGGGAAGAGTTCCAAGCGGAAGAAAGGAGCAGAGGAAGATGCCTGGGCGGGGCCAGTGAAGCTAGGGGGCGGGGACAGGGAGGAGGGTGAGGgcggggaggagggagggagcccAGAGGACAACAAGAGAGAGGGGGCTGGAACAGATGTGGTGCTGAGCACATTCATAGCCAacgagactgagagagagaggggtgggcctGATGGGGCAGTTGGAGTGGCTGGGAGCAAGGAGGCGGAGAAATGGGAGGAGAAGGAGCCTCTGTTGTACATTGAtgagggagtggaggaggggcTGGAGAAAATGGATTCTCCTTCACTTTCAAAATCTAACTCTGAGAAAAAGacaggagggggcaacagagagGGGGAAAGtgaaaaagagatggagaggggagaagggaatGGAAAGAAAGAAAATGAGAGTGAAAGAGGTGAGCAGAATGGAGGAGCGTCATTCTGTCTGACCACTGCAGTTTAA
- the si:ch73-248e21.5 gene encoding uncharacterized protein si:ch73-248e21.5: MMRGTLISLALCLPHLFPTLGLHSTIAASPSATETTTTALDLSISTPTSDPLMLPLSTTENHPGRTSGTFKTQLKKSTSLAAVNNSGRMTQGRGILRTGTATYATTAVQKSNRHTTAGDLRKETESHNHHETLPFSRHTASPTTDHPSTTTLPREEGTEYHDSSNTEIARELNTPNSIETWAADTSNDSRLAKPHLNRSQAADQHTATQGLETASGDYDTTKRDFFTITPTSRVTGLNRGKQSKANSVATTTTDSPTYTVTRPGLYEHMTVTYRATSYKTQPDDTSQSKDHTTATVSIPHADNSTTPYINANTFTDNDTDNYTNTLSYSNTTTSNNRNTTVHLNKTTHTHSLRHNHTISGHDNRLNNTTENNVHYRPECGEADERSPSLPPGSTRLVCFIVLWALGLTASVFLGLTVFLSVRLSVQRERERRARRGGEKVSGVDLENLWVDQISSVEERVEFWYANGSTMGPDHKRRERVKERVRREQRRQKGIECDNLWTQPKVTLEDITDFWYANGSAVPEETTDQTLLETCV; the protein is encoded by the coding sequence atgatgaGAGGGACTCTGATTTCCCTTGCCCTGTGCCTTCCTCACCTTTTCCCCACTCTTGGCCTCCATTCCACCATTGCGGCTTCACCGAGCGCCACAGAAACCACAACAACAGCTCTAGACCTTAGTATCAGCACTCCAACATCAGACCCCCTGATGCTTCCACTCTCCACAACTGAAAACCACCCTGGTAGGACTAGTGGCACATTCAAAACACAATTGAAGAAAAGCACTAGCTTAGCAGCTGTCAACAACTCAGGCAGAATGACTCAAGGAAGAGGCATTCTCAGAACAGGAACTGCCACTTACGCCACCACAGCCGTACAGAAGAGCAACAGGCACACAACTGCAGGAGACTTGAGGAAGGAAACAGAGAGCCACAATCACCATGAGACTCTTCCCTTCAGCAGACACACAGCCTCACCCACAACTGACCACCCCAGCACCACCACTCTCCCCAGGGAGGAAGGGACTGAGTATCATGACAGCAGCAACACTGAAATAGCCAGAGAACTGAACACACCAAATTCCATAGAGACATGGGCTGCTGACACCAGTAATGACTCCAGGCTAGCGAAACCACACTTAAACAGGTCACAAGCAGCAGACCAGCACACTGCTACACAAGGACTAGAGACTGCTTCAGGAGATTACGACACAACAAAGAGAGACTTCTTCACAATCACCCCCACTAGTAGAGTGACAGGTTTGAACAGAGGTAAACAAAGTAAGGCCAACAGCGTCGCAACAACAACGACGGATTCACCTACGTACACAGTCACACGTCCTGGTTTGTATGAGCACATGACCGTGACTTACAGGGCTACTAGCTACAAAACACAACCTGACGACACAAGCCAGTCTAAGGACCACACCACAGCCACAGTTTCAATCCCCCATGCTGACAATAGCACAACTCCATATATCAATGCAAACACATTTACAGATAATGACACAGACAactacacaaacacactttcatacAGTAATACCACAACCTCTAATAATCGTAACACAACAGTACATTTGAATAAGACAACTCATACTCATTCactcagacacaaccacacaaTCTCAGGCCATGACAACAGGCTGAACAACACAACTGAAAACAATGTGCATTATCGTCCTGAGTGTGGAGAGGCAGATGAAAGGTCCCCATCATTGCCTCCTGGCTCTACTAGACTGGTCTGTTTCATCGTTCTGTGGGCTCTGGGATTGACTGCTTCAGTCTTCCTTGGTCTCACTGTCTTCCTATCGGTGCGTTTGTcagtccagagagagagggaaaggagagcgaggagaggaggagagaaggtgtCAGGGGTGGATCTGGAGAACCTGTGGGTTGACCAGATATCATCGGTGGAGGAGAGGGTGGAATTCTGGTACGCCAACGGCTCCACCATGGGACCTGACCATAAACGgagggagagggtgaaggagagggtgaggagggagcaGCGGAGGCAGAAAGGGATAGAGTGTGACAACCTGTGGACTCAACCCAAAGTGACACTGGAGGACATCACTGATTTCTGGTATGCAAATGGAAGCGCGGTACCAGAAGAAACTACAGACCAAACATTGTTGGAGACCTGCGTATGA
- the tspan4b gene encoding tetraspanin-4 isoform X2: MSASRRCLCCVKYLMFVFNLIFWLGGCGLFGVGVWLSFTQSEFSSLPLSFPSLSAANLLLVAGGVTMVTGFLGCLGALKEQRCLLMTFFVILLLLVLTEVTLTLVLHIFHKELDTKAQDELKEGMKNYMTDEGLKKSWDNVQKMPCYQKARQWLLDNILSVLVFGVCIGIVQILALIFSLLMYCQILRAEKYLD; encoded by the exons aTGTCAGCCTCTCGGAGGTGCCTGTGCTGCGTGAAATACCTCATGTTCGTCTTCAACCTCATCTTCTGG CTGGGAGGGTGTGGCCTGTTTGGAGTGGGAGTGTGGCTATCATTCACCCAGTCCGAGTTCTCTTCCCTCCCGCTGTCTTTTCCCTCACTCTCCGCAGCAAACCTACTTCTGGTCGCTGGAGGCGTCACCATGGTGACAGGCTTCCTGGGTTGCCTTGGTGCCCTGAAGGAGCAGCGCTGCCTGCTGATGACG tTCTTTGTAATCCTTTTGCTCCTGGTCTTGACAGAGGTGActctaaccctggtcctccatatCTTTCACAAAGAG ctgGACACGAAAGCGCAGGATGAGTTAAAGGAGGGGATGAAGAATTACATGACAGACGAAGGACTGAAGAAGTCATGGGACAATGTGCAGAAAATG cCGTGTTATCAGAAGGCCAGACAGTGGCTCCTGGACAACATCCTCTCTGTCCTGGTGTTTGGAGTCTGCATTGGTATTGTCCAG ATCCTGGCCCTGATTTTCTCCCTGCTGATGTACTGCCAGATCCTCCGTGCTGAGAAGTACCTGGACTGA
- the tspan4b gene encoding tetraspanin-4 isoform X1, translating into MSASRRCLCCVKYLMFVFNLIFWLGGCGLFGVGVWLSFTQSEFSSLPLSFPSLSAANLLLVAGGVTMVTGFLGCLGALKEQRCLLMTFFVILLLLVLTEVTLTLVLHIFHKELDTKAQDELKEGMKNYMTDEGLKKSWDNVQKMFKCCGVTNKTDWYPVINGTLPVSCCSGGMDQCVERWIEPCYQKARQWLLDNILSVLVFGVCIGIVQILALIFSLLMYCQILRAEKYLD; encoded by the exons aTGTCAGCCTCTCGGAGGTGCCTGTGCTGCGTGAAATACCTCATGTTCGTCTTCAACCTCATCTTCTGG CTGGGAGGGTGTGGCCTGTTTGGAGTGGGAGTGTGGCTATCATTCACCCAGTCCGAGTTCTCTTCCCTCCCGCTGTCTTTTCCCTCACTCTCCGCAGCAAACCTACTTCTGGTCGCTGGAGGCGTCACCATGGTGACAGGCTTCCTGGGTTGCCTTGGTGCCCTGAAGGAGCAGCGCTGCCTGCTGATGACG tTCTTTGTAATCCTTTTGCTCCTGGTCTTGACAGAGGTGActctaaccctggtcctccatatCTTTCACAAAGAG ctgGACACGAAAGCGCAGGATGAGTTAAAGGAGGGGATGAAGAATTACATGACAGACGAAGGACTGAAGAAGTCATGGGACAATGTGCAGAAAATG TTCAAGTGCTGCGGCGTCACCAACAAAACAGATTGGTACCCCGTGATCAATGGAACGCTCCCCGTTTCCTGCTGCTCCGGTGGGATGGACCAATGTGTTGAAAGATGGATCGAG cCGTGTTATCAGAAGGCCAGACAGTGGCTCCTGGACAACATCCTCTCTGTCCTGGTGTTTGGAGTCTGCATTGGTATTGTCCAG ATCCTGGCCCTGATTTTCTCCCTGCTGATGTACTGCCAGATCCTCCGTGCTGAGAAGTACCTGGACTGA
- the bcl2l12 gene encoding sporozoite surface protein 2: MSADALNPTSPNPSVMSTDALNPTSPNPSVMSTDALNPTSPNPSVMSTDALNPTSPNPSVMSTDALNPTSPNPSVMSTDALNPTSPNPSVMSTDALNPTSPNPSVMSTDALNPTSPNPSVSSISLVEIKADTRLVLKAFLRSALSNPSAERLGTVGGSYKDHNKYSAKESRKRPDNGWDSLDEAISSVEEKKHGLKDLIKRRLQPRPSNLPLRRSAKDSGADQTQNGGSLEKDGRPNRTNPGLPGFFRDQLEEDVRFPSMSDEGNDPKQQKKAKKLKSQISSFFSIKKKPEKDKDKDETRLQRPSTLTIGVGPVPGAPVISPTHPPEFYEEVADTLDRIAQRSHSMKRPQRSSPRPSPATTPVKPPPEPDKEEMVRQLVQVLSMEGDAINYKIQSDPFLRFTLNRLSYPSFAKLLDTFASQEQATPSPLPPPSSSPTLRRVAVTMEVSRRVVTATGMQRMQGYAERYMENFAPWVKSHGGWESIVQLEEILECD, translated from the exons ATGTCAGCTGATGCGCTCAACCCTACCTCTCCCAACCCCTCAGTGATGTCAACTGATGCGCTCAATCCTACTTCTCCCAACCCCTCAGTGATGTCAACTGACGCGCTCAATCCTACCTCTCCCAACCCCTCAGTGATGTCAACTGATGCGCTCAACCCTACCTCTCCCAACCCCTCAGTGATGTCAACTGATGCGCTCAACCCTACCTCTCCCAACCCCTCAGTGATGTCAACAGATGCGCTCAACCCTACCTCTCCCAACCCCTCAGTGATGTCAACAGATGCGCTCAACCCTACCTCTCCCAACCCCTCAGTGATGTCAACTGATGCGCTCAACCCTACCTCTCCCAACCCCTCTGTCTCGTCCATCTCTCTGGTTGAGATCAAGGCAGACACTCGTCTGGTGCTGAAAGCTTTCCTCCGCAGCGCACTCTCTAATCCTTCAGCCGAGCGACTTGGGACGGTGGGGGGAAGCTACAAAGACCACAACAAgtacag TGCAAAGGAGTCTAGGAAGCGGCCGGACAATGGCTGGGACTCTCTGGATGAAGCAATCAGCTCAGTAGAGGAGAAGAAACACGGCTTGAAGGACCTCATTAAGAGACGACTGCAGCCACGGCCCTCCAACCTGCCCCTCCGTCGCTCAGCTAAAGACAGTGGTGCAGACCAGACACAAAATGGTGGCTCCTTGGAGAAGGACGGAAGACCAAACCGAACCAACCCAGGCCTGCCAGGCTTCTTCAGAGACCAACTCGAG GAAGACGTTAGGTTCCCCTCCATGTCAGATGAAGGGAACGATCCGAAACAGCAGAAAAAGGCAAAGAAGTTGAAGAGCCAGATCTCCTCTTTCTTCAGCATAAAAAAGAAGCCAGAAAAGGATAAAGACAAGGATGAGACACGTCTTCAGAGGCCATCCACACTGACCATCGGCGTAGGGCCAGTACCCGGGGCGCCAGTCATCTCTCCCA CACACCCTCCTGAGTTCTATGAGGAGGTGGCTGATACTCTGGACAGGATTGCTCAGCGGTCCCACAGTATGAAGAGACCCCAAAGGTCCAGCCCACGACCCAGCCCTGCTACCACCCCGGTCAAACCTCCCCCTG AACCTGACAAAGAAGAAATGGTGCGCCAGCTGGTCCAGGTACTGTCTATGGAAGGGGACGCCATCAACTACAAG ATCCAGTCGGACCCCTTCCTGCGCTTCACGCTGAACCGTCTCTCATACCCGTCCTTCGCCAAGCTCCTGGACACCTTCGCCAGCCAGGAACAGGCCACGCCCTCACCTCTGCCACCTCCCTCCAGCAGCCCCACGCTGAGACGAGTGGCCGTCACCATGGAGGTCTCGCGGCGTGTCGTCACGGCGACAGGGATGCAGCGCATGCAGGGCTACGCAGAGCGCTATATGGAAAACTTTGCCCCCTGGGTGAAGAGCCATGGAGGATGG GAAAgtattgtccagttggaagagaTTTTGGAGTGCGACTGA